The sequence AGATCCAGTCAATCTCGGCCTGCAGGCGCTCGCGCGGCAGACGGTAGCTGGGAATGCCATAGCGCAGCATGCCGCCCAAGTGGTGACGCTGCTCAAAAATGGTCACCTTGTGGCCCATCACGGCCAAGTAATAGGCACAGGAAAGGCCGGCCGGGCCGCCGCCGATCACGGCGACGTGCTTACCGGTGTTGTCCACCACATGCGGCTTGTGGTCGTTGAGGTCACTGTGCTCAACGGCAAAACGCTTGAGGGCAAGGATGTTCATGGGATCGTCGACCATGCCGCGACGGCAGTGCATCTCACAGGGATGCTCGCACACCAGGCCGCAAACGAGCGGCAGCGGGTTGTTCTTGCGGATGACCTTGACGGCATCGGCATAGCGGCCGGCCTCGACCAGCGAAATGTAACCGGGAATGTCGACGTGCGCCGGGCAGCCCGAGACGCACGGGACGCGGGCCTCGCGGTCAAAGCCACAGGAGTGCTCGCGGATGTGGTGCTCAAAGTCGTCGCGGAAACCGCGGATAGCCGTAAGCGCCATGGCGCCGGCCTCGTAACCGATGGCGCAGTCGCTCGAAAGATAGATGGTGCGGGCGGTGCGCTCAATCAAGTTGAGCGTGGACTCGTCGGCGCGGCCCTCGAGCACATCGGCGAGCAGGTCGCTCAGCGCGCTCAGGCCCACGCGGCAGGGCGTGCACTTGCCGCAGCTCTGGGTGGAGCACAGGTTGACGAGCGCCGCCGTAAACTCGACGGGGCACGGGGCGAGCGAACTCACCGCCAGACGACGTCCGAGTGCATCGTGCAGGTCGTCCATGACGGCCTGAGCGTGGCTGCGTTCCATTACGTGCAGTCGAGCCATAAGGTCCCCTCTCACATGGCAGCCCGGAGGCGAGGCCGGGCGAAATTGCTACACGCACAACACTGACCTAAAAAGTTGTGAGGTCTCCATACGGTTCGGCAGGCGGTATAAAATGTCACCCTCAGCGGTGAAATAGAACATTACCGCAGATAAATGCCATATTTGATAAAACGCGTTACCAAACGACAATGCCCCGCCCACGCAATCACGTGGACGGGGCATTGATCATGGTATGCGGCCAGCGACCCTGCTGCTTTTATTTAAGCTCAGGCCAGTAACCCTTGTTGGCCTCGATCATGTCGTCGAGAACTTCCTTGGCGACCTTCATCGAAGGTACGGTCTTGTTCAGCGTAAAGGCCTTGAGCGCCTTCTCATACGAACCCTCGATCGTAGCCTCGACCACGAGCTTCTCGGAGTTCAGCTGCTGCATCATGAGGCCCTGCTGGAACAGAGGAATGTTGTCGCGGCTGATGACCTCGGGGCCGTTCTTGCCAATGTAGGCAGGCAGCTCGACCATAGCGTCGTAGGGCATGTTGGGGATAGCGCCCTTGTTCTCGCAAATGACCAGGAAGCGCTGCTTGGTGTCGTTCTTCAGAGCGATAGCCAGGTCGGCAATCCAGTCGCCGTGGCTGCCCGCATAGAACGTGCTCTCGTCGATCTCGCCCGTCTTCTCGTAGTGATCGATGCCGTCGAAGAGGTTCTTCTCGCGCGTCTCCTCAACCTCGTTAGCACGGGTGCGCTCGGGGTTGGAATGCTCGACGAATTCCTTCTGCTGCAGGTAGTAGTTCAGATACGTGTTGGGCAGGTACTCCGGGAAGCACTCCATAATCTCGTACTCGCCCTTCCAGACGTAGTACCAGCTGCCCTTGGTGTGACGGTTCTGCTCGGGATGCTCGTCGGTGGCCTCCTCGGGCTTCTTTGCCATGAGCGAGCCCATGCCCTTGAGGTAGGAGTCGGGCAGCAGGATCTGGTGCTCCTTGATGTACTCGCGCAGCTGCGGGAGCACCTCCTCGCCCTTGTGGCGGATCGAGGTGAACCAACCAAAGTGGTTGAGGCCAAAGTAATCGTACTCGACATCCTTCTTGTCGATATCGAGCGCGGCGCAAACCACGTCGATGATCGCGATCGGCATGTCGCAGATGTTGATGATGCGAGCGT is a genomic window of Collinsella aerofaciens containing:
- a CDS encoding 6-phospho-alpha-glucosidase, translated to MIITLCGGGSTFTPGIVKSIALRKDELDVDEIRLYDINEERQRKVGVLVDWILHEDLGLDIKLTVTTDKKTAFTDASFVFAQMRVGGYAMREQDEKIPLRHGCVGQETCGCGGLAYGMRTIFPMVELIDDVEKYAKKDYWILNYSNPAAIVSEGCRVLRPNARIINICDMPIAIIDVVCAALDIDKKDVEYDYFGLNHFGWFTSIRHKGEEVLPQLREYIKEHQILLPDSYLKGMGSLMAKKPEEATDEHPEQNRHTKGSWYYVWKGEYEIMECFPEYLPNTYLNYYLQQKEFVEHSNPERTRANEVEETREKNLFDGIDHYEKTGEIDESTFYAGSHGDWIADLAIALKNDTKQRFLVICENKGAIPNMPYDAMVELPAYIGKNGPEVISRDNIPLFQQGLMMQQLNSEKLVVEATIEGSYEKALKAFTLNKTVPSMKVAKEVLDDMIEANKGYWPELK